A genomic window from Punica granatum isolate Tunisia-2019 chromosome 2, ASM765513v2, whole genome shotgun sequence includes:
- the LOC116196617 gene encoding nuclear transcription factor Y subunit A-7-like, translated as MAIRIQNLPEKNFNEGGPVFSMPNLSVNYPSWWVSNEHQIPLSLSSNLSSKSGSPTQKENHETKNLGLQLADHESSSTQSLSHSQSGGLSSRDQSVSSECGQDESCGKSVEDRMKPVFLYGNNSDVTVNPSHADHTYQMVHVSYPPTDPYLAGLVNAYGPQAIIQPQMGSQAVGMPPTRVPLPLNVPDDGPIYVNAKQYNGIMRRRQSRAKLEAQNKLVKSRKPYLHESRHLHALNRVRGSGGRFLSTKKLQQANPQEDPSGQNSHRARGNDMFDPTTNCSEMTSVTNCNTFFHHADRAVAGISGPVGVRRNGGPLLDASGLRSSSVR; from the exons ATGGCAATCAGAATTCAAAACTTGCCCGAGAAAAACTTCAATGAAGGTGGTCCTGTCTTCTCGATGCCCAATTTGAGTGTGAATTATCCATCATGGTGGGTTTCGAATGAACACCAGATTCCATTATCTTTATCAAGTAATCTCAGCTCCAAATCAGGATCTCCGACCCAGAAGGAAAATCATGAAACCAAGAATTTGGGTCTTCAACTAGCAGATCACGAATCTTCTTCAACCCAGTCACTTAGCCATTCTCAATCTGGAGGGCTGAGTTCACGGGACCAAAGCGTTTCGTCAGAGTGTG GTCAAGATGAAAGTTGCGGCAAAAGTGTTGAGGATCGGATGAAGCCAGTCTTCTTATATGGCAACAACTCGGATGTTACAGTCAATCCTTCTCATGCTGATCATACCTATCAAATG GTTCATGTATCTTACCCGCCTACAGATCCCTACCTTGCTGGATTGGTGAATGCATATGGGCCACAGGCTATT ATCCAGCCCCAGATGGGATCTCAGGCAGTTGGGATGCCACCGACACGAGTTCCTCTTCCTCTTAACGTCCCCGATGACGGGCCAATCTATGTGAATGCTAAGCAGTATAATGGGATTATGAGGAGGAGGCAGTCACGGGCGAAACTTGAGGCCCAGAATAAGCTCGTGAAATCCAGAAAG CCATATCTCCATGAGTCACGGCATCTTCATGCACTGAATCGGGTCAGAGGCTCAGGCGGACGATTCCTCAGCACAAAGAAGCTCCAGCAGGCCAACCCACAGGAAGACCCGTCGGGACAGAATAGCCATCGAGCCCGAGGGAATGACATGTTTGACCCCACAACCAACTGTTCGGAGATGACAAGCGTAACAAACTGCAACACCTTCTTCCACCATGCAGACAGGGCTGTTGCTGGAATTTCTGGCCCAGTGGGGGTGCGACGGAATGGAGGCCCCTTACTGGATGCCTCGGGGCTCCGTTCTTCGTCTGTCCGGTGA
- the LOC116197148 gene encoding alpha/beta hydrolase domain-containing protein WAV2, whose protein sequence is MVSYVSALLYGVGGLVVAGMALLVAFQERLVYVPVLPGLTKSYPITPARLRLTYEDVWLLSSDGVRLHAWFIKLLPQCRGPTILFFQENAGNIAHRLEMVRIMLQRLQCNVFMLSYRGYGASDGYPSQHGITKDAQAALDHLVSRTDIDTSRIVVFGRSLGGAVGAVLTKNNPDKVAALILENTFTSILDMASVLLPFLKWFIGKSSSKGPRILNFLVRSPWSTIDVVGQIKQPILFLSGLQDEMVPPSHMQMLYAKAAARNRQCVFVDFPTGMHMDTWLAGGDHYWRTIQQFLEQHVPEKREENEASRNENISDIDSS, encoded by the exons atggtgtCGTACGTGAGCGCGCTGCTGTACGGAGTGGGCGGCTTAGTGGTGGCGGGGATGGCCCTGCTAGTGGCCTTCCAGGAGCGGCTGGTCTACGTCCCTGTGCTCCCCGGCCTCACCAAGTCCTACCCCATCACCCCCGCCCGCCTCCGCCTCACCTACGAGGACGTCTGGCTCCTCTCCTCCGACGGCGTCCGCCTCCACGCCTGGTTCATCAAGCTTCTCCCTCAGTGCCGTG GCCCGACAATCTTGTTTTTCCAAGAGAATGCTGGAA ATATCGCCCACCGTCTTGAGATGGTTCGGATAATGTTACAGAGATTGCAGTGCAATGTATTCATGCTTTCCTATCGAGG ATATGGAGCAAGTGATGGCTATCCTTCTCAGCATGGGATTACAAAAGATGCTCAG GCTGCCTTGGATCACCTTGTTTCCAGGACTGACATTGATACATCTCGAATAGTGGTATTTGGAAGATCACTAGGGGGTGCTGTTGGAGCTGTGCTCACCAAGAACAACCCTGACAAG GTTGCTGCTCTGATATTGGAGAATACTTTCACATCTATTCTGGACATGGCTAGTGTTTTACTGCCCTTCTTGAAGTGGTTTATTGGCAAAAGTAGTTCGAAGGGTCCTAGGATTCTGAACTTCCTTGTACGCTCTCCCTGGAGTACAATTGATGTTGTTGGGCAG ATTAAGCAGCCAATCCTCTTCCTCTCGGGATTGCAAGACGAGATGGTTCCTCCATCCCACATGCAAATGCTTTATGCCAAAGCAGCTGCCCGCAACAGGCAATGTGTCTTTGTAGATTTCCCTACCGGGATGCATATGGATACTTGGTTAGCTGGTGGGGATCACTACTGGAGAACGATACAGCAGTTCCTTGAGCAGCATGTTCcagagaagagagaagaaaatgaagCATCTCGGAATGAGAATATCTCAG ATATTGATTCTAGCTAA